The following proteins come from a genomic window of Acidimicrobiales bacterium:
- a CDS encoding 50S ribosomal protein L25, with protein MPDIALLLEPRAERGSASARRLRAAGRVPGVLYGHGDEPIAVSVDARVLRSALMAVRGAPLFDVEIGDERHLAITREIQRHPVRQTVAHVDFQVVSRDEVVPAEVAIVLVGEALNVTRAGGNVDHALLSLHVRAKPADIPESIEVDISDLEIGMTIRVADLPIPSGVTIEIDPEAPVAVAQPPRAREEAEGEAVEGESAVAGETAGAAADGDAEES; from the coding sequence ATGCCTGACATCGCCCTCCTGCTCGAGCCACGCGCCGAGCGCGGCAGCGCCTCGGCGCGCCGCCTACGCGCCGCCGGTCGCGTCCCCGGCGTCCTCTACGGCCACGGCGACGAGCCGATCGCGGTCTCCGTGGACGCCCGCGTGCTCCGCAGCGCGCTCATGGCGGTGCGCGGCGCCCCCCTCTTCGACGTCGAGATCGGTGACGAGCGCCACCTCGCGATCACCCGCGAGATCCAGCGCCACCCGGTCCGTCAGACCGTCGCCCACGTGGACTTCCAGGTCGTGAGCCGCGACGAGGTCGTCCCCGCCGAGGTCGCGATCGTGCTCGTCGGCGAGGCACTCAACGTCACCCGCGCCGGGGGCAACGTCGACCACGCGCTGCTCAGCCTGCACGTGCGCGCGAAGCCGGCGGACATCCCCGAGTCGATCGAGGTCGACATCTCCGACCTCGAGATCGGGATGACGATCCGCGTCGCCGACCTGCCGATTCCGAGCGGGGTCACGATCGAGATCGACCCCGAGGCCCCCGTCGCGGTCGCCCAGCCGCCGCGCGCCCGCGAAGAGGCGGAGGGCGAGGCCGTGGAGGGCGAGTCTGCGGTCGCCGGCGAGACGGCTGGCGCCGCCGCCGACGGGGACGCGGAGGAGAGCTGA
- a CDS encoding peptidylprolyl isomerase: protein MRRPLLLAALLSALALTLSACDVSAMPNAARVGGDQIPESSVNALLAAVRDDGALRCVFTAQSDTYSGAGNGNFSSSFTAQQLTDLLQLHLEDGLIAKLGLTRTAFARAAALTQLDSAFSPANYASCIPIPTGDTSPDAEQRAAAKFLAALPPAYRSLLEETETDQVVLDAHVVGLPLTEGGLHSYEQAHTAALTTACLSVILVATEQKAKALQVAIDRGADFASVARANSTDAQSGAAGGAIGCQPPEDLIPPIGGIVAALPTGTVSSPVHANGSWVLFEVTSREGVAQLSDVERALFDAANAQALKAVAAYAKAVGVAVNPAYGAPSIGSSGALVNPPVGPADALLYNPTAVSPTSAG, encoded by the coding sequence GTGCGCAGACCACTCCTCCTCGCCGCCCTCCTCAGCGCGCTCGCGCTCACCCTCTCGGCCTGTGACGTCTCGGCGATGCCGAACGCGGCGCGCGTCGGCGGCGACCAGATCCCCGAGAGCAGCGTCAACGCCCTCCTCGCGGCGGTGCGCGACGACGGGGCGCTGCGCTGTGTCTTCACGGCCCAGAGCGACACCTACAGCGGCGCGGGCAACGGCAACTTCAGCTCCTCGTTCACCGCCCAGCAGCTCACCGACCTCCTGCAGCTGCACCTCGAGGACGGGCTGATCGCGAAGCTCGGCCTCACCCGCACCGCCTTCGCCCGCGCCGCCGCCCTCACCCAGCTCGACTCGGCCTTCAGCCCCGCCAACTACGCGAGCTGCATCCCGATCCCGACGGGGGACACCTCGCCCGACGCCGAGCAGCGGGCGGCGGCCAAGTTCCTCGCCGCCCTCCCTCCCGCCTATCGCTCGCTCCTCGAGGAGACCGAGACCGACCAGGTCGTGCTCGACGCGCACGTCGTCGGCCTGCCGCTCACCGAGGGCGGCCTCCACAGCTACGAGCAGGCGCACACCGCCGCCCTCACCACGGCCTGTCTGTCGGTGATCCTCGTCGCCACCGAGCAGAAGGCCAAGGCGTTGCAGGTGGCGATCGACCGGGGAGCCGACTTCGCGAGCGTCGCGAGAGCGAACTCGACCGACGCGCAGTCCGGAGCGGCGGGCGGGGCGATCGGCTGTCAGCCACCCGAGGACCTGATCCCCCCGATCGGCGGCATCGTCGCCGCCCTCCCGACGGGGACGGTCTCGTCGCCGGTGCACGCCAACGGCAGCTGGGTGCTCTTCGAGGTCACCTCCCGCGAGGGCGTCGCGCAGCTGAGTGACGTCGAGCGGGCCCTCTTCGACGCCGCGAACGCCCAGGCGCTGAAGGCGGTCGCCGCCTACGCCAAGGCAGTCGGCGTCGCGGTCAACCCCGCCTACGGCGCCCCCTCGATCGGCAGTAGCGGCGCGCTGGTGAACCCGCCCGTCGGCCCCGCCGACGCCCTGCTCTACAACCCGACCGCCGTCTCGCCGACCAGCGCGGGCTAG
- the pth gene encoding aminoacyl-tRNA hydrolase, whose protein sequence is MSPFLPGRKGARESGGTVVDLLAVGLGNPGEEFAGTRHNVGADTIEVLARRHGARLRRERQLSARAAEARVGERRLALAVPETYMNDSGQALAPLVRRYTRGALDRLLVVHDELDLPPGVVRVKFGGGTAGHNGLRSAQSHLHSLDFARVRVGIGKPRGRTEGADHVLSRPGRAEREALVVAVELAADAVELVLERGVEAAMNEVNTR, encoded by the coding sequence CTGAGCCCCTTCCTCCCTGGCCGCAAGGGCGCGAGGGAGTCCGGCGGCACCGTCGTTGACCTGCTCGCCGTCGGGCTCGGCAATCCCGGCGAGGAGTTCGCCGGCACCCGGCACAACGTCGGTGCCGACACCATCGAGGTCCTCGCCCGTCGCCACGGGGCCCGGCTGCGCCGCGAGCGGCAGCTGTCGGCGCGCGCCGCCGAGGCGCGCGTCGGGGAACGCCGCCTCGCGCTGGCGGTCCCGGAGACCTACATGAACGACTCCGGCCAGGCGCTCGCCCCGCTCGTCCGCCGCTACACGCGGGGAGCGCTCGACCGCCTGCTCGTCGTCCACGACGAGCTCGACCTCCCACCCGGGGTGGTGCGGGTGAAGTTCGGAGGCGGCACCGCCGGCCACAACGGCCTCCGCTCGGCGCAGTCCCACCTGCACAGCCTCGACTTCGCGCGGGTGCGCGTCGGGATCGGCAAGCCCCGCGGCCGCACCGAGGGCGCGGACCACGTCCTCTCGCGCCCCGGCCGCGCCGAGCGCGAGGCGCTCGTCGTCGCGGTCGAGCTCGCCGCCGACGCCGTCGAGCTCGTGCTCGAGCGGGGCGTCGAGGCGGCGATGAACGAGGTCAACACCCGTTGA
- a CDS encoding ribose-phosphate diphosphokinase → MEMVAPRHLELFTGRADPELAREIADCLGVTLGEANLREFANGEIHCRYDSSIRGSDVFIIQTHCPPVNQSIMEQLIMVDAAKRASARSITVVCPYHGYARQDRKAAGREPITARLVADLMTAAGADRMVSVDLHSGQIQGFYDMPVDHLTASPVLLDYLHGEDPSRLVIVSPDSGRLKVAERFSQQLGCALAVVHKTRPPGQSNTVEAREVIGAVSERLCVLIDDMIDTAGTVCAAADRLVEAGATDVWAMATHPVLSDPALDRLKASVISRVIVTNTLPLPEDHRIDKIEVLSVAPIIAEAIAAVFSDRSVSEIFRGQNLS, encoded by the coding sequence ATGGAGATGGTGGCGCCGCGGCACCTCGAGCTGTTCACGGGGCGGGCCGACCCCGAGCTCGCCCGCGAGATCGCCGACTGCCTCGGCGTCACGCTCGGCGAGGCGAACCTGCGGGAGTTCGCGAACGGCGAGATCCACTGCCGGTACGACTCCTCGATCCGCGGCTCGGACGTCTTCATCATCCAGACCCACTGCCCGCCGGTGAACCAGTCGATCATGGAGCAGCTGATCATGGTGGACGCCGCGAAGCGCGCCTCGGCGCGCTCGATCACCGTCGTCTGCCCCTACCACGGCTACGCCCGCCAGGACCGCAAGGCGGCCGGGCGCGAGCCGATCACCGCCCGCCTCGTCGCCGACCTGATGACCGCCGCAGGCGCCGACCGGATGGTCTCGGTGGACCTGCACTCCGGACAGATCCAGGGCTTTTACGACATGCCCGTCGACCACCTCACCGCCTCACCGGTCCTCCTCGACTACCTGCACGGCGAGGATCCCTCCCGGCTGGTGATCGTCTCGCCGGACTCCGGGCGACTGAAGGTCGCGGAGCGCTTCAGCCAGCAGCTCGGCTGCGCCCTCGCCGTGGTGCACAAGACGCGCCCCCCGGGCCAGTCGAACACCGTCGAGGCGCGCGAGGTGATCGGTGCGGTCTCCGAGCGCCTCTGCGTCCTCATCGACGACATGATCGACACCGCCGGCACCGTCTGCGCGGCGGCCGACCGCCTCGTCGAGGCGGGGGCGACCGACGTCTGGGCGATGGCCACCCACCCCGTCCTCTCGGACCCCGCGCTCGACCGGCTGAAGGCCTCGGTGATCTCGCGGGTGATCGTGACCAACACCCTCCCGCTCCCCGAGGACCACCGCATCGACAAGATCGAGGTCCTCTCGGTGGCGCCGATCATCGCCGAGGCGATCGCCGCGGTCTTCTCGGACCGCTCGGTCTCGGAGATCTTCCGCGGCCAGAACCTCAGCTGA
- the mfd gene encoding transcription-repair coupling factor, producing the protein MSGPLAPLAGMLAGEAGIAEILGAEGAVVAVPEAARPLLLAALRQLSSAPVLVAATPTSAEAERLAHDLSCFLGPEQVLLVPAWETLPFERISPSTEAMGARLRALDRLRAAHADPAAPGPVVVAPVKALLQRLGVLPEQAAPTRITSGQHLDIEGLLNHLVAGGYRREYQVEHRGEVAVRGGIIDVFPSTGETPVRIDCFGDEVDRLMEFDLSDQRSVGEVPSAELYACRELLLTEEIRARAAELVDEVAFAKEEFDRIAHGELFDGVESFLPWLVPEVTLLTDLLGGDDRVVLFDARRMRDRASELEDEESALAHALASTWGAGADLAAEDFPRLHAPYERLLERSPARAAVAPAVADSPDLEALRATGWPAATGDPGALARRVGELAGRGVSVVVTAEGAGSAERIAGVLEDEGVVLAREHHGEQLRERGVHVVVCPLERGFVLESSHLAVLTEGDLTGRRRAHRAPKARARPVEGFFDDLAPGSYVVHRVHGVGRYGGMVTRELGGAARDYLLLEYRSGDKLYIPSDQIDVLTPYSGGEQPALHRLNGNEWQRQRSRVRAAAREVAQELVVLYQRRLAAEGHAFSPDTPWQREFEQAFPFIETADQLRAIDEVKADMERASPMDRLVCGDVGFGKTEVALRAAFKAVQDNKQVAVLVPTTLLAQQHFQTFAERCAPYPVRVEVLSRFLTPAEAKAVVAGIASGAVDIVIGTHRLLGEDVRFSDLGLLVVDEEQRFGVSHKEAVKKLTVGVDVLTLTASPIPRTLEMGLTGIRDLSIIDTPPAARQPILTYVGEEDERAEGEAIRRELLREGQVFFVHNRVHDIEQTARRLQTLVPEARLAIAHGQMDEGTLEQVVLDFAEGSYDVLVCTTIIESGIDMPTVNTLVVDRADLLGLGQLHQLRGRVGRAGQRAYAYLFHPRERVLSEQAYERLRTIGEHTELGSGFKIAMRDLEIRGAGNLLGSDQSGHIAAVGYDLYVQMVAEAVAELKGEPVREPAEIKLDLPVEAHLPASYVEREDLRLEAYRRLSQASDEGQVADIGAEWLDRFGPLPRPAAALLAVGRVRAECVRLGIRELTGVPARPGSGGTARVGEVVVRFSPVALPASARVRLQRLAPRALYKEELGQVIVPLAGGASFADGLAAFLSELLPPALEAAS; encoded by the coding sequence TTGAGCGGCCCCCTCGCCCCGCTCGCGGGGATGCTCGCCGGCGAGGCCGGGATCGCCGAGATCCTCGGTGCCGAGGGCGCCGTCGTCGCCGTCCCCGAGGCGGCACGCCCGCTCCTGCTCGCCGCCCTCCGTCAGCTCTCGAGCGCCCCCGTCCTCGTCGCCGCGACGCCCACCTCCGCCGAGGCCGAGCGCCTGGCCCACGACCTCAGCTGCTTCCTCGGCCCCGAGCAGGTGCTCCTCGTCCCCGCCTGGGAGACGCTCCCCTTCGAGCGCATCTCGCCGAGCACCGAGGCGATGGGGGCGCGCCTTCGCGCCCTCGACCGCCTGCGCGCCGCGCACGCCGACCCCGCGGCGCCGGGCCCGGTGGTCGTCGCACCGGTGAAGGCGCTCCTGCAGCGCCTCGGCGTGCTGCCCGAGCAGGCCGCGCCGACCCGCATCACCTCCGGCCAGCACCTCGACATCGAGGGGCTGCTCAACCACCTCGTCGCCGGTGGCTACCGCCGCGAGTACCAGGTGGAGCACCGCGGCGAGGTCGCGGTGCGCGGCGGGATCATCGACGTCTTCCCCTCGACCGGCGAGACGCCGGTGCGCATCGACTGCTTCGGCGACGAGGTCGACCGCCTGATGGAGTTCGACCTCTCGGACCAGCGCTCGGTCGGCGAGGTCCCCTCCGCCGAGCTCTACGCCTGCCGCGAGCTCCTCCTCACCGAGGAGATCCGGGCGCGCGCCGCCGAGCTCGTCGACGAAGTGGCCTTCGCCAAGGAGGAGTTCGACCGGATCGCCCACGGCGAGCTCTTCGACGGCGTCGAGTCCTTCCTCCCCTGGCTCGTCCCCGAGGTCACCCTGCTCACCGACCTCCTCGGCGGCGACGACCGGGTGGTGCTCTTCGATGCCCGCCGGATGCGCGACCGGGCGAGCGAGCTCGAGGACGAGGAGTCGGCGCTCGCGCACGCGCTGGCGAGCACCTGGGGGGCCGGCGCGGACCTCGCCGCCGAGGACTTCCCGCGCCTGCACGCCCCCTACGAACGTCTCCTCGAGCGCTCGCCGGCGCGCGCCGCGGTGGCGCCGGCGGTCGCCGACAGCCCCGACCTGGAGGCGCTGCGCGCCACCGGATGGCCCGCCGCGACCGGCGACCCGGGCGCCCTCGCGCGCCGCGTCGGGGAGCTCGCCGGGCGCGGGGTGAGCGTCGTCGTGACCGCCGAAGGGGCGGGGAGCGCCGAGCGGATCGCCGGCGTGCTCGAGGACGAGGGCGTGGTGCTCGCCCGTGAGCACCACGGCGAGCAGCTGCGCGAGCGGGGGGTGCACGTCGTCGTCTGCCCCCTCGAGCGCGGCTTCGTCCTCGAGAGCTCGCACCTCGCCGTGCTCACCGAGGGCGACCTCACCGGCCGGCGACGGGCGCACCGCGCACCGAAGGCGAGGGCCCGCCCCGTCGAGGGCTTCTTCGACGACCTCGCGCCCGGCAGCTACGTCGTCCACCGGGTGCACGGGGTCGGCCGCTACGGGGGGATGGTGACCCGCGAGCTCGGGGGCGCGGCCCGCGACTACCTGCTCCTCGAGTACCGCAGCGGCGACAAGCTCTACATCCCCTCCGACCAGATCGACGTGCTCACCCCCTACTCGGGCGGCGAGCAGCCGGCGCTGCACCGCCTGAACGGCAACGAGTGGCAGCGTCAGCGCAGCCGGGTGCGCGCCGCGGCGCGCGAGGTGGCGCAGGAGCTCGTCGTCCTCTACCAGCGCCGCCTCGCCGCCGAGGGCCACGCCTTCTCCCCCGACACCCCCTGGCAGCGCGAGTTCGAGCAGGCCTTCCCCTTCATCGAGACCGCCGACCAGCTGCGGGCGATCGACGAGGTGAAGGCGGACATGGAGCGCGCCTCGCCGATGGACCGCCTCGTCTGCGGCGACGTCGGCTTCGGCAAGACCGAGGTGGCGCTGCGCGCCGCCTTCAAGGCGGTGCAGGACAACAAGCAGGTCGCGGTGCTCGTCCCGACGACGCTGCTCGCCCAGCAGCACTTCCAGACCTTCGCCGAGCGCTGCGCCCCCTACCCGGTGCGGGTCGAGGTGCTCTCCCGCTTCCTCACCCCCGCGGAGGCCAAGGCCGTCGTCGCCGGCATCGCGAGCGGCGCGGTCGACATCGTGATCGGCACGCACCGCCTCCTCGGTGAGGACGTCCGCTTCTCGGACCTCGGCCTCCTCGTCGTCGACGAGGAGCAGCGGTTCGGCGTCTCGCACAAGGAGGCGGTGAAGAAGCTCACCGTCGGCGTCGACGTGCTGACCCTCACCGCGAGCCCGATCCCGCGTACCCTCGAGATGGGGCTCACCGGGATCCGCGACCTGTCGATCATCGACACGCCCCCCGCGGCGCGCCAGCCGATCCTCACCTACGTCGGCGAGGAGGACGAGCGGGCCGAGGGGGAGGCGATCCGCCGCGAGCTGCTGCGCGAGGGGCAGGTCTTCTTCGTGCACAACCGGGTGCACGACATCGAGCAGACGGCGCGCCGCCTGCAGACGCTCGTCCCCGAGGCACGCCTCGCGATCGCGCACGGCCAGATGGACGAGGGCACGCTCGAGCAGGTCGTCCTCGACTTCGCCGAGGGCAGCTACGACGTCCTCGTCTGCACGACGATCATCGAGTCCGGGATCGACATGCCGACGGTGAACACCCTCGTCGTCGACCGCGCCGACCTGCTCGGGCTCGGCCAGCTCCACCAGCTGCGGGGGCGGGTCGGCCGCGCCGGGCAGCGCGCCTACGCCTATCTCTTCCACCCCCGCGAGCGGGTCCTCTCCGAACAGGCCTACGAGCGGCTGCGGACCATCGGCGAGCACACCGAGCTCGGCTCGGGCTTCAAGATCGCGATGCGCGACCTCGAGATCCGCGGCGCCGGCAACCTCCTCGGCTCGGACCAGTCAGGGCACATCGCGGCGGTCGGTTACGACCTCTACGTGCAGATGGTCGCCGAGGCGGTCGCCGAGCTGAAGGGCGAGCCGGTGCGCGAGCCCGCGGAGATCAAGCTCGACCTCCCCGTCGAGGCCCACCTCCCCGCGAGCTACGTCGAGCGCGAGGACCTCCGCCTCGAGGCCTACCGCCGTCTCTCCCAGGCCAGCGACGAGGGGCAGGTCGCGGACATCGGTGCCGAGTGGCTCGACCGCTTCGGCCCCCTGCCGCGCCCCGCCGCCGCACTCCTCGCCGTCGGCCGGGTGCGCGCCGAGTGCGTCCGCCTCGGCATCCGTGAGCTCACAGGCGTGCCCGCCCGCCCCGGCAGCGGCGGCACGGCGCGCGTCGGCGAGGTCGTCGTCCGCTTCTCGCCGGTCGCGCTCCCCGCCTCGGCGCGGGTCCGCCTGCAGCGCCTCGCGCCGCGCGCCCTGTACAAGGAGGAGCTCGGCCAGGTGATCGTGCCGCTCGCTGGCGGCGCCTCCTTCGCCGACGGCCTCGCCGCCTTCCTCTCCGAGCTCCTCCCCCCGGCGCTCGAGGCCGCCAGCTGA